A genomic region of Nostoc sp. UHCC 0702 contains the following coding sequences:
- a CDS encoding Uma2 family endonuclease: MTIAQELESQQGICSDVIFPPSDLYSDEPPLETELHLRQIILLLTCLEWLWRDRNDFYAAGNLTIYYSPHQRKSEYFRGPDFFVVLGCERKTRKSWVVWEENGKYPNLILEILSESTANTDKGLKKEIYQDTFRTPDYFWFDPYTLEFAGFHLVDGEYQPLQANEQGHLWSHQLGLYLGIYDGLLRFFSPGGELVPTPEETAEQLEQKAERLAAKLRELNIDPDTI, encoded by the coding sequence ATGACCATAGCTCAAGAATTAGAATCTCAACAAGGCATCTGTTCAGATGTGATCTTCCCCCCAAGTGATTTATATAGTGATGAACCTCCCTTGGAAACTGAACTGCATCTACGACAAATAATCCTACTTCTCACATGTTTGGAATGGCTGTGGCGAGATAGAAATGATTTTTATGCAGCGGGAAACTTGACTATTTACTACAGTCCGCATCAACGCAAATCAGAATATTTCCGAGGCCCAGACTTTTTTGTAGTGCTGGGATGTGAACGCAAAACCCGTAAAAGTTGGGTAGTCTGGGAGGAAAATGGTAAATATCCGAATTTGATTCTGGAAATACTTTCGGAATCAACAGCGAATACAGACAAAGGTTTAAAAAAAGAAATTTATCAAGATACCTTCCGCACCCCTGATTATTTTTGGTTTGATCCTTACACCTTAGAATTTGCAGGATTTCATTTAGTAGATGGAGAATATCAACCTCTACAAGCAAATGAACAAGGGCATTTGTGGAGTCATCAACTAGGGTTATATTTGGGAATTTATGATGGACTATTGCGGTTTTTTAGCCCAGGTGGCGAACTAGTACCAACACCTGAAGAAACAGCAGAACAGTTAGAACAAAAAGCAGAACGTTTGGCTGCAAAACTGCGGGAGTTAAATATCGACCCAGATACAATTTAA
- a CDS encoding Uma2 family endonuclease encodes MTIAQDKTSQQGICQDVIFPPSDLYSDEPPLETELHLRQIILLLTCLEWLWRDRSDFYAAGNLTIYYSPHQRKSEYFRGPDFFVVLGCERKTRKSWVVWEENGKYPNLILEILSESTANTDRGLKKEIYQDTFRTPDYFWFDPYSLEFAGFHLVDGEYQPLQPNEQGHLWSHQLGLYLGIHEGLLRFFSPGGGLVPTPEETAERLAAKLRELNIDPDTI; translated from the coding sequence ATGACCATAGCTCAAGATAAGACATCTCAACAAGGCATCTGCCAAGATGTTATCTTTCCCCCTAGTGATTTATATAGTGATGAACCTCCCTTGGAAACTGAACTGCATCTACGACAAATAATCCTACTTCTCACATGTTTGGAATGGCTGTGGCGCGATAGAAGTGATTTCTATGCAGCGGGAAACTTGACTATTTACTACAGTCCGCATCAACGCAAATCTGAATATTTCCGAGGCCCAGACTTTTTTGTAGTGCTGGGATGTGAACGCAAAACCCGTAAAAGTTGGGTAGTGTGGGAGGAAAATGGTAAATATCCGAATTTGATTCTGGAAATACTTTCGGAATCAACAGCTAATACAGACAGAGGTTTAAAAAAAGAAATTTATCAAGATACTTTCCGCACCCCTGATTATTTTTGGTTTGATCCTTATAGCTTAGAATTTGCAGGATTTCATTTAGTAGATGGAGAATATCAACCTTTACAACCAAATGAACAAGGGCATTTGTGGAGTCATCAACTAGGGTTATATTTGGGAATTCATGAAGGTCTATTGCGGTTTTTTAGCCCAGGTGGCGGACTAGTACCAACACCTGAAGAAACGGCGGAACGTTTGGCTGCAAAGTTGCGTGAATTAAATATCGATCCAGATACAATTTAG
- a CDS encoding Uma2 family endonuclease yields the protein MTIAQDKTSQQGICQDVIFPPSDLYSDEPPLETELHLRQIILLLTCLEWLWRDRSDFYAAGNLTIYYSPHQRKSEYFRGPDFFVVLGCERKTRKSWVVWEENGKYPNLILEILSESTANTDRGLKKEIYQDIFRTPDYFWFDPYTLEFAGFHLVDGEYQPLQPNEQGHLWSHQLGLYLGIHEGLLRFFTTDGQLVPTPEETAVQAEQRAQQEAEKAERLAAKLRELNIDPDTI from the coding sequence ATGACCATAGCTCAAGATAAGACATCTCAACAAGGCATCTGCCAAGATGTTATCTTTCCCCCTAGTGATTTATATAGTGATGAACCTCCCTTGGAAACTGAACTGCATCTACGACAAATAATTCTACTTCTCACATGTTTGGAATGGCTGTGGCGCGACAGAAGTGATTTCTATGCAGCGGGAAACTTGACTATTTACTACAGTCCGCATCAACGCAAATCAGAATATTTCCGAGGCCCAGACTTTTTTGTAGTGCTGGGATGTGAACGCAAAACCCGCAAAAGTTGGGTAGTGTGGGAGGAAAATGGTAAATATCCGAATTTGATTCTGGAAATACTTTCAGAATCAACAGCGAATACAGACAGAGGTTTAAAAAAAGAAATTTATCAAGATATTTTCCGCACCCCTGATTATTTTTGGTTTGACCCTTACACCTTAGAATTTGCGGGATTTCATTTAGTAGATGGAGAATATCAACCTTTACAACCAAATGAACAAGGGCATTTGTGGAGTCATCAACTAGGGTTATATTTGGGAATTCATGAAGGTCTATTGCGGTTTTTTACAACAGATGGACAACTAGTACCAACACCTGAAGAAACGGCAGTACAAGCAGAACAAAGGGCACAACAGGAAGCTGAAAAAGCAGAACGTTTGGCTGCAAAGTTGCGTGAATTAAATATCGATCCAGATACAATTTAG